ATTTCATAAACCCTCTAGTCAGCATCTTGTTTGGAGTCGTAATTTTTAAGGAACGACTTGGAAAAATCCAGTGGCTGGCAATCGCCATCGCGGCATCTGGAGTCTGTTGCGAAATGGTCGCGTTAGGACATTTGCCCTTTATATCGCTCAGTCTGGCTCTTACGCTCGGCGCTTATGGTCTTTTTAAAAAACTCTCGGCCGTGGAATCTCTTCTTGGCCTGACCGTGGAAACGCTGTTTATAACCCCATTTTTTCTGTTGTGGCTCATTTGGCGGCAATATTTGGGTGCGGCGCATTTCCCCTACGAGGCGCGGATTACCCTTTTACTGGCCGGGACTGGGGTAGTGACAGCCGTGCCACTCATCCTATTCGCGTGGGGCGTGAAAAGAAGCGCGATGACCACCGTTGGGATCGTCCAGTATGCTTCTCCCATCCTGATGTTCCTTTCCGCCACAGTGATCTATCACGAGCCCATACCTGCTGTGCGGATGTTGTCTTTCGTGCTCACCTGGATCAGCATCGCTATTTTCACGACCGACTTGCTCTGGCGCGCGAAAAAAAAGACCGTCTCACAGAATGAATGATTAGCACATAGGTTTGGCAGAACGGTGAATGACGGCAATGATGAATGACGATTAAACGCTGAAACGACCGAGAGGAAAATTCCTTGGTTATG
This portion of the Synergistaceae bacterium genome encodes:
- a CDS encoding EamA family transporter, coding for FINPLVSILFGVVIFKERLGKIQWLAIAIAASGVCCEMVALGHLPFISLSLALTLGAYGLFKKLSAVESLLGLTVETLFITPFFLLWLIWRQYLGAAHFPYEARITLLLAGTGVVTAVPLILFAWGVKRSAMTTVGIVQYASPILMFLSATVIYHEPIPAVRMLSFVLTWISIAIFTTDLLWRAKKKTVSQNE